The window tttcaaaGACAATATGCTTCCTATCATCACCGTTTGTGCTACTTATGTgttgaatgtgttttttctccCTCTAGTGTCACACTCTTCCCACAGTGCCTATGACAAATACTATGTCACGTACATATGGCACAACCGGCTCTACTTCTACACGGCTGGTTTCCTTGCCTTGGCGTTCTGGGTCTTGCTCAAGGTGTTTCTCAAGAAGGTACACAGTAGAAATGTGTTTGTTACTCTTTTCAGCCTAATAAGAGAaaacgttttttattttttttaatataatcttCCCAAAGGATGTCAATTCCAGCATCCTGAAAGTCAGGGAGGAAGATGAGCACTGTGATAAACGTGCAGAAGTTCACGTGTCAGGAGTAAAAATCTTCTTTGGCTCTCAGACCGGAACAGCTAAAGTACAAATATTGTTTGATAAGCATTAGTTGACCGTTCATGTCTCGTCCACTgatgcatttttgttgttgtttgttttaaccGTGCAGGGTTTCGCGAAGGAGCTGTCGGAAGATTTGAGGAGTTTAGACATCACGGCTGAAGTGATTGACATGAAGGAGTACGATCCAGACGATCGGTTGGCTGATGAGGTAAGGCaccctgtgtcaaagtggcggcccgggggccaaatctggcccgccgcatcattttgtgtggcccgggaaagtaaatcatgagtgccgactttctgttttaggatcaaattaaaatgaagagtatagatgtatattaaatttcctgattttcccccttttaaatcaataattgtaattttttgatccatttttctgtgtttttagttcaaaaatcattttgtaaaatctaaaaatatatttaaaaaaagctaaaataaacattgttttagatgtataaaaaactgaatattcaggtctttcaatccagttcttttaatccatttataaaaaaaatatctaaatattatatctaaaatggtccggcccacgtgaaatcaagttgacgttaaagcggcccgcgaaccaacccgagtctgacacccttgaggtAAGGGGATTGGTTGAAAAATGTTATGAAACTTTCTGAAGGAATGTGAAAATGTTAACAAATCGCCATTCAAAACTAAAATTTATGCATGCTCATCTCGTTTGTGTGACCCAGTGCAACAGCAAGTGTGTATGCGTGTTCCTGGTAGCCACGTACACGGACGGGCAGCCTACCGACAATGCCGAGTGGTTCTGCAAGTGGCTGGAAGAGGCGTCCACCGACTTTCGCTACGGAAAGACATACCTTAAAGGCCTCCGTTATGCCGTGTTTGGGCTGGGGAACTCGCTCTATGCCACCCATTACAACACGGTAAGACTAGCAGCAGTCATTCAAGACAATATTATATCATTATCATATGAAACAGAAGGggtgattaccgtattttctcgcatatgtcgctcaaaaaatgagaactgaatcaaggatacggcttatatgcgcacaaattagacttgacatgcaagaaactgcaaagtgacaaagatgaaacgccataacgcaagacaatgcgtccgatgcggtcatttatttcaaaatagagaaaagataaatagataaaacgtttaacaacatttattttgatgtctatgaatgaaattcaaggaaaaaattaaccgtatcttgcttaaaatgtgaaaaactcacttacttgtgcctgccattgttcgctcagggcgccgccatcttacctcgtgatgacaaaccagaccgcTACGCACActcttcctggttgtactgctcacgtgacttcctttttcaatttatctacatgcaggcaacaccctttcggaatgtgcaatccaccaATCGATTTATTTATACAGTACAacttgcgatgatttttcttaagattttccattcaaagtaacacatttgtactccctgttaaaaccataaatatggaggtgaaaattgtgaatcagggcacggcttatacgagagaaattgtaaaatttgaagatttcaagacaattttaagggtacggcttatacgtagAAAGGGGtaatattcgagaaaatacggtacattttgaTGTAATAAGGTCAAAAAGTCACAGTACAGTTGTCAGACAAGTGCTGAATTTGCTTGCTTAGGCTAAATATTCTTCCAGCTCTGGATATGAGGTCTTCCTTGGTCAAAAATGCTCATTTTAGTTCTGAATTTCTTCCCTGGCCAGGTGGGCAGAAACGTTGACAAGTGGCTGTGGATGCTAAGCGCTTCTCGCGTTCTCACTCGTGGGGAAGGCGACTGTAATGTTGCCAagagcgtcaatggcagcgtgcAGGCTGACTTCCTGGCATGGAAGCTCAAGTTCCTCAAACGTCTTGAGTCCCTCAGCCGGGGAGACGACGATGCCTGCTGCGGGAAGCAAAAAAATGGCGCCTCCTGCAACAAAACAGGTGGACAGACTGTGGAAGAGGAGGCCACTTTGGACAATAATTACTCTGAGGTAAGTTATTACAAAAAATGTCAGTACTCTATGTAGAATACCCCCATTCTGCTAGCATATGGATTTAGTTGCTATGGCTACAAAATGTTTCCCACGCTTCACATGTGACATTTCTGTCCGTCGGCCATACACACTCTTTGCTCTTCTCACCaataacgcacacacacacacacgcacacacacaaactgtgTGACAGCTCACAAATGACCCGTCGTCATGGCAGCGGACACCTCGGTAGACGACTGTGTCGCCGAGACTTGTTCCCGGCAGCAGCTGACAAGCGCGGTTGTCATCTTTTTTCAGCGTTGAAAGCGATTTTTAGATGCGCtcccctttcatttttttgatttGATAAGAGCCAAATAATGGTGAGATGAACGCAGATTTCTTTAGGGAGATCAAGGTTGTCAAAGAAATAAATTTTCTCTCATTGCAACAAGTGTATGGATAGCAGAATGAACTTATTTAGTGTCAAAACTGCATCAAAACTTTACTCTGTGActtagtaagaaaaaaatctcattccACACcaccaaggtttttttttttaaggtttaaCTTGACTGCAATTCATCTGCttgaaatgaaatatgaaatctcatccctctacaccaggggtgtccaaactttttctctggggccactttcagaaaaatcgaaaaatttgcctaaaaaaaatacactgtaagaaactgttaaaaaaataaaaattgccagtcattcattttctgaactgcttaccgtattttcttggatattagccgcctccgcgtataagccgcacgcttaaaatggccttaaaatagtgaaatttgacaatttctctcgtataagccgccccctggttcacaattttcacctccatattcatggttttaatagttgttttttcttgttgaattttctagacgtcaaaataatgttgtcaagcgttttatctgttcatcttttctctattctgaaataaatgaccacatCGGCCGCATTGTGGCGTTTCGGCttcgtcaccttgcagttttgtgcatgtcaagtctaatttgtgcgcatataagccgtaccctcgattcagtcatctttttttagcgacaaatacgacatatatgcgagaaaatacggtatcgcAAGGgcggcggggggtgctggaccctttCCCAGCTAACAAGTGTTTAGTTGTTCAGTAACCGTGACAGCTTGGCCATTTGGCAGACATGATAATCCTCCAGAGAAAAGCATAAGCATGTTTTTGTGGTGGCTTCTCGCAGGCGGAGCTGCTGGAGTCCAGCAGCGACGAAGATAACTCGTCTCCTTCCCCTTCCGTTTTGGACGTGGAGGATCTGGGCAGCATGATGAGCAGCGCCAAACAGGTCAGTGTGCTGTCGTTGTcggtcttctttttcttttgcgtGCCTGGGAAGAAGCAGATGGTCTGATAGACGCCACACCCCAGGCCTCGCTCGACGTCAAGACCGCGTTGTGTAAGAGCGCAGACGCCCACAAATTGGACGAGTGACTCAAAAGAGCCGATTGGAAAGTCAATACGCCAAATTTGATTGATTGCCtcaatgcttctttttttccaataacaAAATTGGCATGtcacacaaaattaaaaagtgTGTGTATTGATATgcctgtaatttttttaaagaaaattgattAATAACAATAAGTAATTGCAAATACCACTATCTGATTAACGGCAACTAATCCATTCTTACATTTATCAACAATTATGTTGATAGTTGCTTAATCTTTGGCCTAAACTTTGTACTAATCTTTTCTGAACCTttttatagtcattttttgtcagattttattttttaatgtagtttTATGGGTGTTTGGTAGTCgcgatgaaataaaattctaatctaatccagtcatttgtgtttaaaataactCGACAACAAATGAAAGTATGATTAAGAAATTTGCAGGATATTTTTCTGATATGATTTGTTAAAAacttgtattttatatatttttatgatttaaaaaaataaaacaacagtggggaaaaaacaaaatatggtctatattatttatttttaataactaAAAAGTAATCtaacaaacaggaaaaaatcTATCTAAATGTTCtgctaaaaagtttttttttaatttagattaaaatttaaattgaattttttcctatttgttaaattactttttatttattaaaataaataaaaaatactttagttttttccccgctattgttttattttttttatttaaaaggtatttttttaataatagcaTATGATTTGAGATATATTTCTTCCTCTGCATTCCCAGATTTCCCCCAACGGCGGACAGGTGGGCCGGCGCTCCAAGAACGTGCCGAAGAAGCGCCACGAGGAAAAAGAGGAGGAGCGTCGGGAGATGATCACGCCCGCCCTGAGAGAAGCTCTGAACAAACAAGGTAGCACCGAGACCTCCACGCCCCGCTGAGTCCTTAACGTAGCggccaactgttttttttttgctccacggGAGCATCTGCCGGCTGTTTGTGCAtcgtgttgatgatgatgataatggcGGAGCTGGAGCCTCATTGCGCGCCAGTCATAAAAATCAAAGGGCGTCCCCGTGGGAAGGCGGCCAGATGTTTGCCGCCGCTCGCCTCACCTTGTCGTTTCCACAAGGGCGACGGATCCATCACAATTGGCTCCATTCTTACAAAATCCGGCTTCTGTGTCAAATGGAACCGCATTTATTCGTTATTTTCGTGGAAATAATGCAGAGGCGGAGTTAACGATATTTGTTTCATCGAGATATTTTTGCGTTAGCTAGCAGCTGTTGCGTACGGAAGCTGTGGGTTattttgtttgtgttcaagTTAACTTAAGAATGAATCGAGGTATTATCAAACTTGCGGGATATGTTTGTAATGTGAAACAGAAGAGGTGATTATATTTTGGGGtagtgaggtcaaaggtcacagaggtcagaaatatCTTTCTGTGACTTGATCTTCAGGaatgaaaattgaattgaatgcttttattgtcattatacaggtataatgagaatttttataaattttaaagaataaaaatattttaatttaaattaaaaataaataaatgaatatagattttttaaaaatattacggAACCAAAAAGTTAGGggcctctttaaaaaaaaaaaaaaatacagttttccctcaattatcgtgacttcacttatcgcgaattcacttctttgcgattatttttctgctattaattatttaatattattattatatttttttaagttcataaaaatgtgaaaatccacgctgataCTCGTAAGCTGAAGCCACTCTgactactagaactcagcactgaatacaaaaaaaagttataataggggtaaccctacttcgtgatttttcaattatcatggccatgtcttgtttacattaaccgcgatattcgagggattactgtaagaAGAAAATTGGCATAAGCCTGTAGAGTAGTAACAATCGCAACTTTGCCGCAGTGCTTCAATTTGTCGCCAGAATAATTGAGCAGTAAATCTGTAGGTTTAATTCATCCTTCAATTTTATTTGATGTGTCTTTGTCCGGAACATTTGTATTTAGCACCCAAGCCACGGTTTTTGGCTGGCTCACCTGTGGAAGTCATTGAGCATCCTCTGGCAGCCATTCAGCTTCTCCTTCTGCTGTTGCTTGCTCGACACAACAACCACGCTATAAATAGCGATGCATCCTTTCCGTCCACCGTAACGTTGACCTGATGCGTTATGTTAGGAGCTTGGGACATTTCGTGCCGTTTTTATGCGACGTGGCTGGGAAATATAAAAGCCTGTTTGCCGTTACGAAACATTCATTCACCTAATGCAGTGCTTCAAGTCACCCCATCACCTGATAGATGGGACGTGGTCTTTTTTAATTCACATTGTTACCAATTGCAACTGAAACATTCTCCATCCACTTCTAGGAAATTTTAATTCCCACAAAAGACCCATAGACCTTGGTATtgacccaccccaaaaaaatcgaCATTTGCTCCGGTCtctggactcaacaacaaacaaacacctagatcaagggtgtcagactcgggttggttcgcgggccgcttcaacgtcaacttgatttcacgtgggccggaccattttagatataatatttagatttttttaaataaatggattaaaagccctgaatattcattttttatagatctaaaacaatgtttattttagcttttttatatatatttttacattttacaaaatgatttttgaatcaaaatggattaaaaaagtacaattattgatttaaaagggggaaaatcaggaaatttaatatacatctatactcttgattttaatttgatcctaaaacagaaagtcggcactcatgattgactttcccgggccacacaaaatgatgtggcgggccagattaggcccccgggccgccactttgacacatgtgacctagataatcaatatatagtaattataaataaataatcaatatatagtaattataaataaataatcaatacatagtaatagataaataagtggtcaacataataaataagtagtagaagtagtagtaatgtctcgattaggtcctaggtgctgAATTTTGGAatgaaactgtccttgagtctgttggtCTTGGCTGTTagggctctgtagcgccttccagagggcaggaagttgaagtggtggaagccggaatgcgtattgtcttttatgatggtctctgcccttctaaggcaccgggatttgtagaagctggacagggtaggtagggggcaggTGATGATCTTTGAGTTcatgagtttatttttttaattcaaataacattattacacaatattttatatttacgcaaaactgttattgtttttgatggatCGAGGGTGACTCTTACAGAACTCTGACATTTGTTGTATTCTCTGGCCAGGTTACAAGCTGATTGGAAGTCACTCAGGAGTGAAGCTCTGCCGTTGGACCAAAGTAATTCAAGTTAAACACCCTTCACCATCAGCCCATTTCAGTGTcataattccctttttttttatatgtcctAGTCCATGCTGCGAGGCCGAGGTGGCTGCTACAAGCACACCTTTTACGGCATCCAATCCCATCGCTGCATGGAGACCACGCCCAGTTTGGCCTGTGCCAACAAGTGCGTCTTCTGCTGGAGGTAAGACCACGGTCTACTTCGGTCCGCCGTCGTGAGCGAGGCGAGCGCCAAAAGGTGGCCGTTGATTAATAGTCGTGTCGGCGGCAAGCGAGGCGTTCTCCGCCCCCGCCCACTCCCGCTGAAAGGTCGCCATCATAGGTCCGCGCCACCTTTCGCCACGCGCGTGACGTTTTGTCTAAAAGCCGCAATGAAGGTCGACAGGCAGTCTGCAACACGGCAGCCCCCCGTGCGGCACCCCCCTCCACGCTGACAACCCGCAGGATCAGACGCTGACATTTAAAGAAGTGTTAACATCCAAAGGAACTCCGTTTCAGGGAAATAATCCGTGAATCAGACAGTTACTTTTTACTTATTCCACACAGTCTGACATCAAAATGTGAGGGTGTTTACAAAATATGTTGCcgccttttaaaaaatgttgcgcTCACATCGTAACGTGTCAAAAATAGGATTAGTTCTTGTGAAAGTAGATTTGATTTCATTggtaaaattgaaataaattcgctatgtttaaattaaatttgtttagATTTGAATTTTGTGAAAATAAGGAAAAATTGTCCATGTAATATAACTCGATCAAATTGGACAATTATCCTTAAgtctttttaatggaaaaacacTTTCTAATATGATGGTTGTTCTTACAAATTAacagtttaaaatttaaaaagttcatttagtccctgaaatgttttttttaatggggttAGGGTCACCTTACTTAAAAAGTTGACCTTTACATAGATAAATCCTATTTAATcgagatcacatgtgtcaaagtggcggcccgggggccaaatgtggcccgccgcatcattttgtgtggcccaggaaagtcaatcatgagtgccgactttctattttaggatcaaattaaaatgaagagtatagatgtatattaaatgtcctgatactccccattttaaatgaataattgtcattttttaatcatttttttctgtgtttttagttcaaaaatcattttgtaaaatttaaaaatatatcaaaaaagcttaaataaactttgttttatatatataaaaaaatgaatattccgggcttttaatccagttcttttaatccatttatataaaaaaaaagtaaatattatatctaaaatggtccggcccacgtgaaatcaagttgacgttaaagcggcccgcgaaccaagtcTGACAACCTTGATCTAGATGGAATTAAA of the Stigmatopora argus isolate UIUO_Sarg chromosome 10, RoL_Sarg_1.0, whole genome shotgun sequence genome contains:
- the tyw1 gene encoding S-adenosyl-L-methionine-dependent tRNA 4-demethylwyosine synthase TYW1, with protein sequence MHRFIVLAVLFGNCVTTSSTKLSHSSHSAYDKYYVTYIWHNRLYFYTAGFLALAFWVLLKVFLKKDVNSSILKVREEDEHCDKRAEVHVSGVKIFFGSQTGTAKGFAKELSEDLRSLDITAEVIDMKEYDPDDRLADECNSKCVCVFLVATYTDGQPTDNAEWFCKWLEEASTDFRYGKTYLKGLRYAVFGLGNSLYATHYNTVGRNVDKWLWMLSASRVLTRGEGDCNVAKSVNGSVQADFLAWKLKFLKRLESLSRGDDDACCGKQKNGASCNKTGGQTVEEEATLDNNYSEAELLESSSDEDNSSPSPSVLDVEDLGSMMSSAKQISPNGGQVGRRSKNVPKKRHEEKEEERREMITPALREALNKQGYKLIGSHSGVKLCRWTKSMLRGRGGCYKHTFYGIQSHRCMETTPSLACANKCVFCWRHHTNPVGTEWRWKMDPAEKILQDALEKHQNMIRQFRGVPGVKLDRYEEGLTVQHCALSLVGEPIMYPEINRFVRLLHSQRISSFLVTNAQFPDEIRSLEPVTQLYVSVDASTKDSLKKIDRPLFKDFWTRFLDSLKALAEKRQRTVYRLTLVKAWNVEEMTAYSELIALGQPDFVEVKGVTYCGESSASSLTMANVPWHQEVVAFVQQLVDMLPDYQIACEHEHSNCLLIAHNKFKVDGEWHTWIDYERFQDLSRAHHESGGLHVFSSSDYMAPTPHWALFGARQQGFDPVETRFQRRNKGKDVSGC